A genomic window from Flavobacterium johnsoniae includes:
- the nirD gene encoding nitrite reductase small subunit NirD codes for MEEILNQYETVHASDATIWFKAGKVEDFPTNRGGCIKYKNKQIAIFNFTRRNEWYACQNACPHKMEMVLSRGMTGSADDIPKIACPMHKKTFSLVDGSNLNGDDFKIATYPIKVVENEVFVGFAD; via the coding sequence ATGGAAGAAATCTTAAATCAATACGAAACGGTTCACGCGAGCGATGCAACAATTTGGTTCAAAGCAGGTAAAGTAGAAGATTTTCCAACCAATCGCGGCGGATGCATAAAATATAAAAACAAGCAGATTGCTATTTTCAATTTCACACGTCGTAACGAGTGGTACGCTTGCCAAAACGCCTGTCCGCACAAAATGGAAATGGTGCTTTCAAGAGGAATGACAGGTTCTGCTGATGATATTCCGAAAATCGCTTGTCCGATGCATAAAAAAACTTTTTCTCTTGTTGACGGTTCAAATTTAAATGGCGACGATTTCAAAATTGCAACCTATCCGATTAAAGTAGTTGAAAACGAAGTCTTTGTTGGATTTGCAGATTAG
- a CDS encoding DUF4202 domain-containing protein — MTTPFQKASEWIDAENAQDPNIETDNNKEYPKELLYSNRMYERLMQFEPNASEEIQIASKAQHICRWKVARESYPMDRVGYLKWREELKKFHAKTTAEILTKAGYNQTFIDRVSFLIEKKLLKKDAETQLLEDVICLVFLEHYLEPFVHKHDEEKLKNIIKKTWDKMSDKGHQEALKINYSEENLNLIKASLGL, encoded by the coding sequence ATGACTACACCTTTTCAAAAAGCAAGCGAATGGATTGATGCGGAGAATGCACAAGATCCAAACATCGAAACAGACAATAATAAAGAATATCCTAAAGAATTATTGTATTCAAACCGGATGTACGAAAGACTGATGCAGTTTGAACCAAATGCTTCAGAAGAAATCCAAATCGCTTCAAAAGCGCAGCATATCTGCAGATGGAAAGTCGCTCGTGAATCTTACCCAATGGATCGCGTTGGTTATTTGAAATGGAGAGAAGAATTGAAAAAATTCCACGCAAAAACTACTGCCGAAATTTTGACAAAAGCTGGTTATAATCAAACTTTTATTGATCGCGTTTCATTTTTAATTGAGAAAAAATTACTTAAAAAAGATGCCGAAACTCAATTATTGGAAGATGTAATTTGCCTTGTATTTTTAGAACATTATTTAGAGCCATTCGTTCATAAACACGACGAAGAAAAACTAAAAAACATCATCAAAAAAACTTGGGATAAAATGTCTGATAAAGGTCATCAGGAAGCATTAAAAATCAATTATTCTGAAGAAAATTTAAACCTAATAAAAGCTTCTTTGGGATTGTAA
- a CDS encoding PAS domain-containing sensor histidine kinase: MKKSNQEAAEKITFKNLRRLYFFALLTIALTIIVSQFLVQYNLNQQLSDSKIINFSGKQRMLSQKIVKEVLILHYVSDSASDKKTSHLKSVLALWKKNQNALENGNDSLAFPKEKSETLSKLYLEINPIFNKIAETTDLFLLNLKQKKNTLENQKLVEVILENEGIFLSKMNQIVTQYDLEAHEKVTEQRRIEYWIFGFTLLILLLEFFFIFKPTNKKIEKLIAKLLSSEKKALKLAYDTEIISEIKENSVKELKSLNYAMENTLLYCRIAPDGSIIHVGEKFAKLLNYTKFSSNKKFSEVLTVDEKEQVNFDRLIFEKQRSGWQGEVKILSKENNEIWLDLSMVPVMIKKDELELLIVCFNITERKKAQREVERLNLENTTEKINQQKIISSKIVENQENEQNRIAKEIHDGIGQMLTGLKFSLESINLDDREKSEQKIEYLKKLSLDIIKGVRTATFNLMPPELSDHGIVSSLAKLTQELSKLTGKEILFYNKTDFNQRLDSLIEINIYRLTQEAINNAIKYAESSHIIVGLSHSETLLSIIVDDNGKGFDINSVDKKRNSESGMGLLFMKERIQYINGRVFINSIPGEGTRITFNIPILK, encoded by the coding sequence ATGAAAAAAAGCAATCAGGAAGCTGCAGAAAAAATCACTTTCAAAAATTTACGCCGTTTGTATTTTTTTGCGCTTCTTACTATTGCCTTAACTATAATTGTCAGTCAATTTTTAGTGCAATACAATCTAAATCAGCAGTTAAGCGATTCTAAGATTATCAATTTTTCGGGCAAGCAAAGAATGCTGAGTCAGAAAATTGTAAAAGAAGTATTGATTTTACACTACGTTTCAGATTCTGCTTCTGATAAAAAAACTTCGCATCTAAAAAGTGTTTTAGCACTTTGGAAAAAAAACCAAAATGCGTTAGAAAACGGAAATGACAGCTTAGCTTTTCCTAAAGAAAAATCAGAAACACTTTCTAAATTATATCTTGAAATAAATCCTATTTTCAACAAAATTGCAGAAACCACCGATCTATTTCTTCTTAATTTAAAACAGAAAAAAAACACTTTAGAAAATCAAAAATTAGTTGAAGTAATTTTAGAAAACGAAGGCATTTTTCTTTCTAAAATGAATCAAATCGTAACGCAATACGATCTCGAAGCGCACGAAAAAGTAACCGAACAACGCAGAATAGAATATTGGATTTTTGGTTTTACCTTATTGATACTTCTTTTAGAATTTTTCTTCATTTTCAAACCTACAAATAAGAAAATCGAGAAATTAATTGCAAAACTTTTATCTTCTGAGAAGAAAGCTTTAAAGCTTGCATACGACACAGAAATTATCAGCGAAATTAAGGAAAACTCCGTAAAGGAATTAAAATCGCTTAATTACGCAATGGAGAATACTTTACTCTATTGCCGAATCGCGCCAGATGGATCGATTATACATGTTGGAGAAAAATTTGCCAAACTTCTTAATTATACCAAGTTTTCATCTAACAAAAAGTTTTCAGAAGTATTAACAGTAGATGAAAAAGAGCAAGTCAATTTTGACCGTTTAATTTTCGAAAAACAACGTAGCGGATGGCAAGGCGAAGTCAAGATTTTATCGAAAGAAAACAATGAAATCTGGCTCGATTTATCAATGGTTCCGGTAATGATTAAAAAAGATGAATTGGAACTTTTAATCGTCTGCTTCAACATCACCGAACGTAAAAAAGCGCAACGAGAAGTCGAACGTTTGAACCTTGAAAACACAACCGAAAAAATTAATCAGCAAAAGATTATTTCGAGTAAAATAGTTGAAAATCAGGAAAATGAACAAAACCGAATTGCCAAAGAAATTCACGACGGAATTGGACAAATGCTCACTGGTTTAAAGTTCAGTCTAGAAAGCATCAATTTAGATGACAGAGAAAAATCAGAACAAAAAATTGAGTATTTAAAGAAACTTTCTTTAGACATCATAAAAGGTGTCCGCACGGCAACTTTCAATTTAATGCCTCCTGAATTGAGCGATCACGGAATTGTTTCTTCGCTGGCAAAACTTACACAAGAACTTTCTAAACTAACCGGAAAAGAAATCCTTTTTTACAACAAAACCGATTTTAATCAGCGTTTAGATTCTTTAATAGAAATCAATATTTATCGCCTTACACAAGAAGCGATTAACAATGCCATAAAATACGCTGAATCATCGCATATAATTGTCGGACTTTCTCATAGCGAAACACTTCTAAGTATTATCGTAGACGACAATGGAAAAGGTTTCGACATCAATTCGGTCGACAAAAAAAGAAACAGCGAATCTGGAATGGGACTTTTATTTATGAAAGAAAGAATTCAATACATCAACGGCCGCGTTTTCATCAATTCAATTCCAGGCGAAGGAACGAGAATTACCTTTAATATTCCGATTCTTAAATGA
- a CDS encoding response regulator transcription factor, protein MSNIIRVVLADDHVFVRDGIKSLLENEANIEVVGEAIDGADALEVVAATAPDLLIVDIRMPNLTGIEVVEKLRSENNKIKIIMLSMHESEEYVLKSIKAGADGYLLKGSSKEEFLKALHSVASGGKYFSGDISSILIGQLTNSSSSIEPKQNLSEEMMITKREKEILTLLLSGKGNKEIAEALDISKRTAEVHRFNLMKKLKVKNLMELSNKAAEYSLI, encoded by the coding sequence ATGAGCAATATCATTCGTGTAGTATTGGCAGATGATCATGTTTTTGTTAGAGACGGAATCAAATCTTTATTAGAAAACGAAGCAAACATCGAGGTTGTAGGTGAAGCAATTGATGGTGCAGATGCACTAGAAGTTGTCGCAGCTACAGCACCAGATTTACTTATAGTAGATATTCGTATGCCAAACTTAACTGGTATTGAGGTAGTAGAAAAACTTAGAAGCGAGAACAATAAGATAAAAATCATCATGCTTTCGATGCACGAATCGGAAGAATATGTTTTGAAATCTATAAAAGCTGGTGCCGATGGCTATTTATTAAAAGGATCTTCAAAAGAGGAATTTTTAAAAGCACTTCACAGCGTTGCTAGCGGAGGAAAATATTTCAGCGGTGATATTTCTTCTATATTAATCGGTCAATTAACTAATTCTTCATCATCAATAGAACCAAAACAAAATCTAAGTGAAGAAATGATGATTACCAAAAGAGAAAAAGAAATTCTGACTCTTTTATTATCTGGAAAAGGAAACAAAGAAATAGCTGAAGCATTAGATATTAGTAAACGTACAGCCGAAGTACACCGTTTTAATCTGATGAAAAAATTGAAAGTAAAAAACTTAATGGAACTTTCTAACAAAGCTGCAGAGTATTCTTTAATATAA
- a CDS encoding MFS transporter: protein MKNTNSLSQSHKILFLNTLAFTVCFACWTLNGVLVTFLVDNGIFHWDVIQVGWLLGIPILTGSIMRLPIGILTDKFGGKYVFSLLLLLCSIPLFLLPYADSFAMFALLSFLFGMVGTSFAVGIGYTSIWYPKEWQGRALGIFGMGNAGAAITTFLAPSLLNHFSIEDPQNGWKTLPVIYAVSLVVIGIAFLIFTENKKIENNTKTISQTLTPLKSGRVWRFGAYYFLVFGCFVAYSQWLLPNFMNVYQTSLVMGGLFATMFSLPSGVIRAFGGYLSDKFGARKVMYWVLGSSVILSALLSIPKMEITTSGPGILAAKKGVVNEISDKAIKVGDKEYTITQKTANAAENAIFPTTSSWQDVVVAHNQSVAKKELIAKGVTVIKFDANMWVFLILVILIGISWGIGKAAVYKHIPEYFPNEVGVVGGMVGMIGGLGGFFGPIIFGYLLTATGIWSSSWIFILIFSIGCLVWMHYTITQLSKEKKVKIKQVELEPAY from the coding sequence ATGAAAAATACAAACTCTTTATCGCAATCACACAAAATTTTATTTTTGAACACATTGGCTTTTACAGTGTGTTTTGCTTGTTGGACTTTAAACGGGGTTTTAGTAACCTTTTTGGTCGATAACGGAATTTTCCATTGGGATGTTATTCAAGTTGGGTGGCTTCTTGGAATTCCGATTTTAACAGGATCAATAATGCGTCTGCCAATCGGAATTTTAACAGACAAATTTGGAGGAAAATATGTTTTTTCTCTTTTACTATTGCTTTGTTCTATTCCGCTTTTCCTTCTTCCCTACGCCGATAGTTTCGCCATGTTTGCCTTATTAAGCTTTTTGTTTGGAATGGTCGGAACTAGTTTTGCTGTCGGAATTGGCTATACTTCAATCTGGTATCCAAAAGAATGGCAAGGGCGCGCATTAGGAATTTTCGGAATGGGAAATGCTGGCGCAGCTATAACAACCTTTTTAGCTCCTTCCCTATTAAATCATTTTTCTATTGAAGATCCGCAAAACGGCTGGAAAACACTTCCTGTAATTTATGCCGTTTCATTAGTCGTAATCGGAATTGCGTTTTTAATTTTTACAGAAAACAAAAAAATAGAAAACAATACCAAAACTATTTCACAAACGCTTACACCTTTAAAATCAGGAAGAGTTTGGCGTTTTGGAGCCTATTATTTCTTAGTTTTCGGATGCTTTGTGGCTTATTCACAATGGTTGTTGCCAAACTTTATGAATGTTTATCAGACTAGTTTAGTAATGGGAGGATTATTTGCAACAATGTTTAGCTTGCCTTCTGGTGTTATTAGAGCTTTTGGAGGTTACCTATCGGATAAATTCGGAGCCAGAAAAGTGATGTATTGGGTTTTAGGTTCATCTGTAATTTTAAGCGCATTATTATCAATTCCGAAAATGGAAATCACAACTTCTGGACCAGGAATATTAGCGGCCAAAAAAGGTGTTGTAAATGAAATTAGCGACAAAGCCATAAAAGTGGGAGATAAAGAATATACGATTACACAAAAGACAGCTAACGCAGCAGAAAATGCTATTTTTCCAACAACATCAAGTTGGCAAGATGTTGTTGTTGCTCACAATCAAAGCGTTGCTAAAAAAGAATTGATTGCAAAAGGAGTTACTGTTATTAAGTTTGATGCTAATATGTGGGTATTTTTAATTTTAGTAATTCTAATTGGTATTTCTTGGGGAATCGGAAAAGCTGCAGTTTACAAACATATTCCAGAATATTTTCCAAATGAAGTCGGCGTTGTCGGCGGAATGGTTGGAATGATTGGTGGCTTAGGCGGATTCTTCGGACCAATTATCTTCGGATATTTATTAACTGCAACTGGAATCTGGTCAAGTTCATGGATTTTTATTTTAATCTTTTCAATTGGGTGTTTAGTTTGGATGCATTATACTATAACACAACTTTCTAAAGAAAAAAAGGTTAAAATAAAACAAGTTGAATTAGAACCAGCCTATTAA
- a CDS encoding alginate export family protein — MKKLKLILILIVGLSFEIQAQELDVNLQIRPRFEYRNGFKQPLNYGQEGTSQISQRSRLGINYKQEDLIVKLSLQNTRTWGDVPSTTTKDANGVAVFEAWAQYNFTEKWSARMGRQVLSYDNQRILGGLDWAQQGQSHDALIVSFHNETQKLDFGGAYNSDAENLVQTTYTVPNMYKNMQYAWYHNQFSENLGASFLALNTGYEYTRNPNTPESKILVDYKQTFGSYVTYKKGKLDSNFWVYGQTGKSNDRQVSAWNTAANLGYNLTEAFKIDLGYEFLSGKSSNDGSTVIKSFNPLFGTNHGFNGYMDYFYVGNYTNSYGLQDAFIKLNYNVNKWQFALIPHLFLTAADVVTPLNEKLDSYLGTEIDATFGYNFKKNITVTGGYSQMFGSKTMEFVKGGDTSHTNNWAWLMISVDPKIFNWKK, encoded by the coding sequence ATGAAAAAACTTAAACTAATTTTAATACTTATCGTAGGATTAAGTTTTGAAATCCAGGCACAAGAATTAGATGTTAATCTTCAAATCAGACCACGTTTTGAATATAGAAATGGATTCAAACAACCGTTGAACTACGGTCAAGAAGGAACATCGCAAATTTCACAACGCTCTCGTTTAGGCATTAATTATAAACAAGAAGATTTAATCGTAAAACTGAGTTTACAAAATACAAGAACTTGGGGAGATGTACCAAGTACTACGACAAAAGATGCAAATGGAGTTGCTGTTTTTGAGGCTTGGGCACAATATAATTTTACCGAAAAATGGAGCGCCAGAATGGGACGTCAGGTTCTTTCTTATGATAATCAGCGTATCCTTGGAGGATTGGATTGGGCACAACAAGGACAAAGCCATGACGCATTAATAGTTTCTTTTCATAATGAAACACAAAAATTAGATTTTGGAGGTGCGTACAACTCAGATGCCGAAAATCTAGTTCAAACTACTTATACAGTGCCAAATATGTATAAAAATATGCAATATGCTTGGTATCATAACCAATTCAGCGAAAATTTAGGCGCTAGCTTTTTAGCATTGAATACAGGATACGAATATACTCGCAATCCAAATACTCCAGAGAGTAAAATTCTAGTAGATTATAAGCAAACTTTTGGATCTTATGTGACTTATAAAAAAGGCAAACTAGACTCCAATTTTTGGGTGTATGGGCAAACTGGAAAAAGCAATGATCGTCAAGTGAGCGCTTGGAATACTGCTGCCAATTTAGGCTACAACTTAACAGAGGCTTTTAAAATAGATTTAGGTTACGAATTTTTATCTGGAAAATCTTCAAATGACGGAAGTACCGTAATCAAATCTTTTAATCCGCTTTTTGGAACAAACCATGGATTTAATGGTTATATGGATTATTTTTATGTTGGAAATTACACCAATAGCTATGGTTTACAAGATGCATTTATCAAACTAAACTACAATGTAAACAAATGGCAGTTTGCTTTGATTCCGCATTTGTTTTTAACAGCAGCTGATGTTGTTACACCTTTAAATGAAAAATTAGATTCGTATTTAGGAACTGAGATTGATGCGACTTTTGGATATAATTTCAAGAAAAACATAACCGTAACTGGAGGTTACTCTCAAATGTTTGGATCTAAAACAATGGAATTTGTTAAAGGTGGAGATACAAGCCATACTAATAATTGGGCTTGGTTAATGATATCTGTTGATCCTAAAATTTTTAACTGGAAAAAATAG
- a CDS encoding Crp/Fnr family transcriptional regulator, translating into MKEEHSICYSCVNENCFIKKHLHLEQMKQYVAKKQSFVCKKSQQFITEGAPLQGLYFICSGKVKTVKTGINGREQIVRLTKNGDTIGFRGFGTGKKYLIGAYALEDTVLCNFSNEIMLEILKEIPEFTYALMLFYAEELNKSENNIRKIAHMNVRERVVDLLLYVHRKFGQVNGLIDIELSRKEIADFAGTTEEQAIRVLSSLKKEALIKTEGKRVGILGISELRSEIMEHKYF; encoded by the coding sequence ATGAAAGAAGAACATTCAATTTGTTATAGCTGTGTCAATGAAAATTGTTTTATTAAAAAGCATCTGCATTTAGAGCAAATGAAGCAATATGTCGCTAAGAAGCAGAGTTTTGTATGTAAAAAATCGCAACAATTTATTACGGAAGGTGCGCCATTGCAGGGGCTTTATTTTATTTGTTCAGGAAAAGTAAAAACAGTAAAAACAGGAATTAATGGTCGCGAACAGATTGTGCGTCTAACTAAAAATGGCGATACAATCGGCTTTCGCGGATTCGGAACTGGTAAAAAATATTTGATCGGAGCTTACGCTTTAGAAGATACCGTTTTATGTAATTTTAGCAATGAAATTATGCTGGAAATTCTAAAAGAAATTCCTGAATTTACCTATGCTTTAATGCTGTTTTATGCCGAAGAATTAAACAAAAGCGAAAATAATATTCGCAAGATTGCACATATGAATGTTCGTGAACGCGTGGTCGATTTACTGCTTTATGTTCATCGTAAATTCGGGCAAGTCAATGGTTTGATTGATATTGAGCTTTCGCGAAAGGAAATTGCAGATTTTGCAGGAACAACTGAAGAACAAGCAATTCGTGTTTTGTCAAGTCTTAAAAAAGAAGCGTTAATTAAAACCGAAGGAAAACGTGTGGGAATTTTAGGGATTTCAGAATTAAGATCTGAAATTATGGAGCATAAATATTTTTAG
- a CDS encoding nitrate reductase, producing MQSTKIKTTCSYCGVGCGIIVTNDAKNGVMVEGDKDHPVNKGMLCSKGMNLHYVVNDTSDRILYPEMRGSKNYPLERVSWETALDRAAAVFSSIIKKHGPDSVGFYISGQCLTEEYYLVNKLVKGFLKTNNIDTNSRLCMSSAVVGYKKTFGEDSVPIAYDDIELADTFLITGANPAWCHPILFRRLEKHKEKNPRIKVICIDPRRTDTAAFADLHLQIIPGSDIILYHAIARRIIEKGHVDHDFVKNNAENFKQYKDLVLGTSLEKASKLCGIPVNDIKLAADIIGKAKGFISLWAMGLNQSAVGVDKNTALLNLSLLTGQVGKPGSGPFSLTGQPNAMGGREVGGMATLLAAHKDIANPTHRKEVADFWGVDEISDKPGLTATEMFEALESGKMKAVWIICTNPLVSLPDSRRAEKALQNAKFVVVQDISHNADTAKFADLVLPAAGWLEKEGTMTNSERRISYLPKGINAPGEALPDIEILIRFAKKMNFNGFNFNSAEEIYKEHCALTKNTNIDISFLNYHRLKTEGTFQWPVPDYGHPGTPRLFTDKKFYTPSGKAIFNLPVSIENTSVQPNAEFPFILTTGRIRDQWHTMTKTGKVSRLLTHIPSPVLEINPIDAFKNDIKNGDIVTVTSKNGEVRVKAKVTDSIKEKVVFLPMHWGKQLENDLNRTNNLTNTVVDPVSKEPDFKFTTVSISKYIKPFQKIAIVGAGAASFRFIQNYREFNTTDEIIVFSNEVNPFYNRVLLPEYMTGEFTWEQLLKVRDGEAFNKLKITMKAGVAIEKLDATNKTILDSQGENHTFDSLILATGSRPFVPENAQLHLPGRFTVRRKEDADRLKKHLDSTNLPPEEQHVVIIGGGLLGLELAAALKHKKVKTTIIQRASRLMERQLDRISSKLLAEEVQLRDIQIYFDNEVSTVFETDNPNEIEIALKSGKIITANAIVYTIGTIPNIEIARESGLLCGRGVKVNQYLQTSNPDIFAIGEIAEFNNKLFGITSAAEEQADILANFLAGDISSYYKGSILMNILKLEDINLCSIGDLTIPENDDSYEEIVFTDLKKRYYKKCIVKDDLLVGAILMGDKNEFAEFKTMIESKIELSDKRNTLLRGSSNTKPVLGKLVCSCSQVGAGNIEETIKSGVNDFTELCKNTGAGLGCGSCKTEVKEILAKCK from the coding sequence ATGCAAAGTACTAAGATCAAAACTACCTGTTCCTATTGCGGTGTTGGCTGCGGAATAATCGTGACTAACGATGCTAAAAATGGTGTAATGGTCGAAGGCGACAAAGATCATCCCGTTAATAAAGGAATGTTATGTTCTAAGGGAATGAATTTGCACTACGTAGTTAACGATACATCGGATAGAATTTTATATCCTGAAATGCGCGGAAGTAAAAATTATCCGCTAGAACGCGTGAGTTGGGAAACGGCGCTTGATCGCGCTGCGGCAGTTTTTTCTTCTATAATAAAGAAACATGGACCTGACAGCGTTGGATTTTACATTTCGGGACAATGTTTAACCGAAGAATATTACTTAGTCAATAAATTGGTAAAAGGTTTTCTGAAAACCAATAATATCGATACCAATTCGAGACTTTGCATGAGCTCTGCCGTTGTTGGTTACAAAAAGACTTTTGGAGAAGATTCTGTTCCAATTGCTTACGATGATATTGAATTGGCGGACACTTTTTTAATTACGGGTGCAAATCCCGCTTGGTGCCACCCTATTCTTTTCAGACGACTTGAAAAACACAAAGAGAAAAATCCAAGAATTAAAGTAATTTGTATCGATCCTAGACGAACTGATACAGCAGCTTTTGCCGATTTGCATTTGCAGATTATTCCCGGTTCGGACATTATTTTATATCATGCGATTGCCAGACGAATTATCGAAAAAGGTCATGTAGATCATGATTTTGTAAAAAATAACGCGGAGAATTTCAAACAATATAAAGATTTAGTTTTAGGAACTTCTTTAGAAAAAGCTTCAAAACTATGCGGAATTCCAGTAAATGACATTAAACTTGCCGCTGATATTATCGGAAAAGCCAAAGGTTTTATCTCGCTTTGGGCAATGGGCTTAAATCAAAGTGCGGTTGGTGTTGACAAAAATACCGCTTTACTAAACTTATCTTTATTAACGGGGCAAGTTGGAAAACCAGGTTCTGGGCCTTTTTCATTAACAGGACAGCCCAACGCAATGGGCGGACGCGAAGTTGGCGGAATGGCAACGCTTTTAGCCGCACACAAAGACATCGCAAATCCAACACATCGCAAAGAAGTCGCCGATTTTTGGGGCGTTGACGAAATTTCAGATAAACCGGGTTTAACGGCAACAGAAATGTTTGAAGCTTTGGAATCAGGTAAAATGAAAGCCGTTTGGATTATTTGTACTAATCCGTTGGTGAGTTTGCCAGATTCTCGAAGAGCCGAGAAAGCACTTCAAAATGCTAAATTTGTTGTTGTTCAAGATATTTCTCATAATGCCGATACAGCCAAATTTGCCGATTTAGTATTGCCTGCGGCGGGATGGCTTGAAAAAGAAGGAACGATGACCAATTCTGAGCGTCGTATTTCTTATTTACCAAAAGGAATCAATGCGCCAGGCGAAGCACTTCCAGATATTGAAATTCTGATTCGTTTTGCTAAGAAAATGAATTTTAACGGATTCAATTTTAACAGTGCAGAAGAAATTTATAAAGAACATTGTGCGCTGACAAAAAATACCAATATTGACATTTCATTTTTAAATTATCATCGCCTAAAAACCGAAGGAACTTTTCAGTGGCCAGTTCCAGATTATGGACATCCCGGAACTCCTCGCCTTTTTACAGATAAAAAATTCTATACTCCTTCTGGAAAAGCAATTTTTAACTTACCTGTTTCAATCGAAAACACTTCGGTTCAGCCAAATGCCGAATTTCCTTTTATTTTAACAACGGGAAGAATTCGCGATCAATGGCATACGATGACAAAAACAGGAAAAGTTTCGAGATTATTAACGCATATTCCGAGTCCAGTTTTAGAAATAAATCCAATTGATGCTTTTAAAAATGATATTAAAAACGGTGATATTGTTACTGTAACAAGTAAAAATGGAGAAGTTAGAGTAAAAGCAAAAGTTACCGATTCAATCAAAGAAAAAGTGGTTTTTCTGCCGATGCATTGGGGAAAACAACTTGAAAATGATTTAAATAGAACCAATAATTTAACCAATACTGTTGTCGATCCAGTTTCAAAAGAACCTGATTTTAAGTTCACAACTGTTTCAATTTCTAAATATATAAAACCATTTCAGAAAATTGCAATTGTTGGCGCGGGTGCAGCTTCATTTCGATTCATTCAAAATTATAGAGAATTCAATACAACAGATGAAATAATTGTTTTTTCGAATGAAGTAAATCCGTTTTACAATCGTGTTTTGCTTCCAGAATATATGACGGGTGAATTTACGTGGGAACAGCTTTTAAAAGTGAGAGACGGCGAAGCTTTTAACAAATTAAAAATTACGATGAAAGCTGGCGTTGCGATTGAAAAATTAGACGCAACAAATAAAACTATTTTAGACAGTCAAGGCGAAAATCATACTTTCGATTCTTTAATTCTGGCAACAGGAAGCCGACCTTTTGTTCCCGAAAATGCACAACTTCATCTTCCTGGCCGTTTTACCGTTCGAAGAAAAGAAGATGCCGATCGTTTGAAAAAACACTTAGATAGCACTAATCTTCCGCCAGAAGAACAACATGTTGTAATAATTGGTGGCGGATTATTAGGTTTAGAATTGGCTGCTGCTTTAAAACATAAAAAAGTAAAAACTACGATTATTCAAAGAGCTTCACGTTTAATGGAACGCCAGCTAGATCGAATTTCTAGCAAATTATTGGCAGAAGAAGTTCAGCTTCGCGACATTCAGATTTATTTTGATAATGAAGTCAGTACGGTTTTTGAAACTGATAATCCTAATGAAATTGAAATTGCTTTAAAAAGCGGAAAAATCATAACGGCAAATGCCATTGTATATACAATTGGAACTATTCCGAATATAGAAATTGCAAGAGAAAGCGGTCTTTTATGCGGTCGCGGTGTAAAAGTTAATCAGTATTTACAAACTTCAAATCCTGATATTTTTGCTATTGGAGAAATTGCCGAATTCAACAATAAGTTATTCGGAATTACTTCGGCAGCGGAAGAACAAGCTGATATTTTGGCGAATTTCCTAGCGGGCGATATCAGCAGTTATTACAAAGGTTCGATTTTAATGAATATTCTAAAATTAGAAGATATAAATCTTTGCAGTATTGGCGATCTCACAATTCCAGAAAATGATGATTCTTATGAAGAAATTGTTTTTACCGATTTGAAAAAACGTTATTACAAAAAGTGCATCGTAAAAGACGATCTTTTAGTTGGTGCAATTTTAATGGGTGATAAAAACGAATTTGCTGAATTTAAAACGATGATTGAAAGCAAAATCGAATTATCAGACAAACGAAATACTCTTTTAAGAGGAAGTTCAAACACAAAACCAGTTTTAGGAAAATTGGTTTGTTCGTGCAGTCAAGTTGGAGCAGGAAATATAGAAGAAACCATTAAAAGCGGTGTAAATGATTTCACCGAATTATGCAAAAACACAGGCGCAGGTTTAGGTTGCGGAAGTTGTAAAACAGAAGTCAAAGAGATTCTTGCAAAATGTAAATAG